Below is a genomic region from Cellulomonas sp. P24.
GAACAGCCACGACGTCGCCACGGTGGACAGCGCCACGACGATCCTGGAGCGCCCGGACCGCTGCTGCGTCGGATCCCGCACCGGATCGAGTCGCAGCGGCATCCGCGCGTTGAGCAGGCCGGAGGCGACCAGGAGCGCCACACCGACGGCTCCGCACACCGCGACCGGGGCTGTGAAGGCCACCGTCGTGAGCGTGACGGGCGCCATCAGGGCCGCTCCGTAGATCGCCGCGCCCACGATGCCGCGGGTACTCGGTGCCGCGCGATCGCGTCGAGCCACGCCGCTGCCGCGACCGACAGCGCGACCGTGACCGCGAGCAGGACGAGCCAGCCGGACGTGAACGACACCTCACCACCCGAACGCCAGGCGTCGACGGTGGTCAGCGTGAGCAGCATCCCGACGAGGCCGATAAACGACGGCACCCCGACGCGGATCATCCGCCCGGCAGACACGTCGTCGAGGCGGCCTGGCGCGAAGGGAAGGCTCCTCGCGTAGTCGGGCGCGGGTCCGAAGGCCTCGTCGGGCGACTCTCCGCTGTCCTGGCAGTAGGACTCGACGTGCTTGAGGGCGTCGCCGATGTCGCGGCCCGTCACGCCTCGCAGCCGCAGCTCCACGACGAAGTCCTCGGTCCACTTCTTCGGCAGGGTCGATCTGGTGGTGGTCATTGCCGTCTCCCCATCGGTTCAGGCCGTCGCTGCCGGCGCAGCAGGGCGGGTGGAGGTGAAGGTCGTGGTGAGCTGAGCGAACTCGGACCACTCCCGGGCGGCGCGCACGAACTCGTCGTGCCCCTCGGCCGTCAGCGCGAAGTACTTGCGGGCGGGGCCGCCGTCGCCGGCACGCCACTCGACGGTGACGTGACCGGCCTCCTCGAGGCGGCTCAGCAGCGGGTAGAGGGTGCCGCCCTTGAGCACGCCGAAGCCGTGCTCCTCGAGCTCGACGCCGATCGCGTACCCGTACGTGGGGCCGTCCACGAGGACGCGCATCACGGCCAGGGCCAGCACGCCACGGAGCCACTCGCTCGGCCACGGTTTGCTCTGCACGGCTATACAGTACGACTACTCAGTGAGCCTGTCTAGCAATCGATCGACCAGCTGCATGCCGCCGGGCAGCCCGGTCACGCGGGCAGGACGTAGAGGTACATCAGCAGGTAGTGCAGGACGGCCGCGACGACCACCATCACGTGCCAGATCTCGTGGAAGCCGAACACCCCGGGCCACGGGTTCGGCCTCTCGATCACGAAGACCACGAACCCGGCGCTGTAGACGAGGCCCCCGACCGCCATCAGCGCCAACGCCCCCAGGGGCAACGACGCGCCCGCGCCGACCAGGACGACCGGCATCCACCCCAACGCGATGTAGAGGGTGTTCGTGACGTACTTCGGCAGCTGCCGCAGCAGCGAGCGCAGCACGATCCCCGCCGAGGCGATCAGCCACACCGTGCCCAGGACCGCCCAGCCGTACGTGCTCCGGAACAGCACCAGCACGAGTGGCGTGACCGAGCCCGCGATCAGCAGGAAGACCGAGTCGTAGTCGAGGGTCCGCAGCACCTCGTTCACCCGCGGCCCGCGATCGAGGGCGTGGTGCAGCGTGCTCGAGACGAACAGCGTCACGACCGACAGGCCGTAGATGCTGAATCCGACGATCTTCCACGGGTCGCCCTGCGCGCCCGCCTGCGAGATGAGCAGCGCGGCACCCTCCACGGCGAAGCACGCGGCGATCAGGTGCGAGACGGTGTTGAACCGCTCGCTGGTCACATGGACGCTGCCGTCCCTGCTTCGTGGTGCTGTGTCCACCGCTGCCTTCCCGAGACGTCGACCCCTCAACCCCCGCGAGGCCGGGAACCACACCGAGGCACCACGCCGGCACGAGCCTACTCATCGCGACCGCCCCCCAGGCCCGCGAGATCGTCAGTCCCGGTCCGAGATCGTGAGCCAGGACGTGCGATCTCGCACCCCACTCACGATCTCGCGACAGGGGTGGGGGCGGTCAGAGGCGGCCAGACGATGATGAGGAAGGTGGCGATGGGCCCCAGGAACAGCGAGAAGAGGAACCAGTACCAGCGGCTCCGCCCCCTGGTCTGAGCCAGTCCCGCGTTGACGAGGGCCAGCGAGAGCAACCACAACCCGGTGTTGACGGTCGTGTTCATCGCCCGCTCACCTTCCGTGAGCACAGCGACGACGTCAGCCGCCACTCCCCCGCCTGACCAGGCACGTCGAGACCACGCATGTCTGTCACTTCCCCCGCTCATGACACCAATGCCACCGACGCTACTGCAGGCAATCCCGGAAGGGATCGGCGCCATGGCCTGGCGCACGGCCACCCGTCGCACGAACGTCACCTTCGTGGCGCGCACGACCGACTGGGCGTGCTGCACCCGCCGCCCGTCCACCGATCGGCCACACGCCACACTCAGCACCCGTCGGCGGAGAGCGAGGTCAGGGTCCTCGTCCTGCGGGACCCACCGTTCGCCGTCGCACCCGGGCCTACCAGGTTCAGCGACTGACCGTCTCCACCAGTCGCCAGCCCTCACCGACGGGCGACTCGCTCTCGGGCAGGTCGACCGCGGCGACGACGACGTTCGTCCCGGTGCCTGAGACCTTCTCCCACCGGCTGCCGTAGGCGAGGTCCACCCGGAGATCGGGGGGTTCGGGCGCCAGCGTGGCGAGGTCCAGGAGCTCGGTCGTGCCACCCTCGCCGCCGGCGGTCCAGTACGCCGCGGCGTGCGAGTGGTAGCTGGCCCACTCCCACTTCCACTGACGCTGGACCTGCTCCCAATGGCAGATGGTCTCCGGTGTCTCGGACATGTGCACCGCCTCCTTCGTGCGCGCCGTCGCGCACGCGTCCCTCTGATCCTGGCACTCCCCACCCCCGCGCGGGCAGGGGACGAACGGCCCCGATCTCAGCCGACCCACAACTCTCATCCGCCGGCCCGCGACAAGCCGCCGACAGCCCGCCGAGATCGTGAGTCCCGTCCGAGATCGTCGCTCCGAACGTGCGATCTCGCGTCGGACTCACGATCTCGCCGGAAGGCGCCGCGACGGCGGGCGGCGGCGGGGTCGGTGTCGCGGTTGTCATACTCAGAGGTGCCCGCCCGAGGTCGTCCGGCTTCTCTGTGTCGGGGGGGCCGCGCTCCGGGGGGACGTGGTGAGTCCCTGCTGTGGCGTGCCGTCCGGGTCCGCCGAGGTGGGACGGTGCCGCGCGGCGACGAGCGACGAGGGGTACCGGTGAGCGACCGAGCCGACCAGGAGCGGGCGGGGACGCCGCGGCGCCTTCTGGCGAGCATGGGCAGCGGTCTGCGAGGTGGTCCGCACGGACCGGCCGCCGACGTGCCCGACGGCTCCTCCGGCACGTGGGCGCCGCTCGCGCTCACGACGTTCCGCTGGCTGTGGATCGCCCAGCTCGTGTCCAACACCGGGTCGTGGATGCAGACGGTCGGCGCCCAGTGGATGCTCGTGCACCAGCCGAACGCGGCGTCCCTGACCGCGATGGTCCAGGCGGCGAGCCTGCTGCCGGTCCTGCTGGTCTCGCTGCCGGCCGGCGTGCTGGCCGACGTGTTCGACCGTCGGCGGTACCTGGTCGGGGTGTTCGTCGCGGCGGTCGTCGTGAGCGGGTCGCTGGTGGTGCTGACCGAGGCGGGGCTGGTGACACCGCTGGTGCTGCTCATGCTCACGTTCGGGCTGGGCGTCACGAACGCGCTCGCCGGTCCGGCGTGGCAGGCGATCCAGCCCGAGCTCGTCCCACCCCGGCTGATCCCCGCCGCCGCCGGGCTGGGCAGCATGAACATCAACATCGCCCGCGCGATCGAACCCGCGCTCGCCGGCGCCCTGCTGCTCGCCGTCAGCCCGGCCGTGCTGTTCGCGATCAACGGGGTCTCGACCGTGGCCGTCGTCGTCGCCCTGGTGGCGTGGCGCCGACCGGCGGGGGCCGTGCGGGAGGCCGAGCCCCTGGTCTCCGCCCTGCGGTCCGGTTCCCGGTACGTCGTCAACGCTCCCGGGGTGCGGCGGGTGCTGCTGCGCGTGGCGCTGTTCGTGGTGCCTGCCTCGGCCCTGTGGGCGCTGCTCGCGGTGGTGGCGAGCGAGCGGCTGGGCCTCGGGTCGGGCGGGTACGGGATGCTGCTCGGTGCGCTCGGGGTCGGTGCGGTGATCGGCGCGCTCGGCCTCGCGAGGCTGCGCGACCGGATGTCGCGGGGCGCGCTGCTGGCCGGCGCCTCGTTGCTGTTCGGGGCGGGGATGGCCGGGGCGGCACTGACCGGCAGCGCGGTGCTGCTGGTCGGGTTGCTGGTGCTGGCCGGCGTCGGCTGGCTGGTGGTGCTCTCGACGTTCAGCACGGTGCTGCAGCTCACGTTGCCCGCATGGGTGCGGGCCCGCGGGATGGCCACCTACCTCATCGTCATGATCGGTGGGCAGGGCATCGGTGCGGCTGCCTGGGGACTGGTGGCCCAGCGGCTCGGGATCGGCCACGCGCTGGTCGCCGCGACGGGACTGCTGGTCGCCGGCGTGGTGTCCCAGGCGTGGTGGCCGCTGCTGGCCCGCACCGGCACCCACGACCCCCGCACCGACACCATCTGGCCCGAGCCGGACGTCGACGCCGCGATCGACCTGGACCCGCGCACCAGCCCGGTGGTGATCGAGATCCGGTACGTGGTGACCGGCGACGTCGAGCGCTTCCTCGAGGCCGCGCGGCGGGTCGGGGTGTCCCGTCGGCGCACTGGAGCGACCTCGTGGACGCTCTACCAGGATGCGGCCGACGGCTCGGTCTTCGTCGAGGTGTTCGTCGTCCCGACCTGGGGTGAGCACCTGCGCCAGCACCACGAGCGACTCACCGGCTACGACCGCGAGCTCGACCTGCGGATGCGTGCGTTCACCGACGGACCGTCAGCGATCCGCCACCTGCTGCCCGCAGAGGGGTGAGCCGTCCGGGTGCGATCGGCGTGCCCGACGCCACCTGGGGTCTGCAGGCGGAGTCGGGGTGCGCCCCCTACTCCGATGGCGTCGCGCTGCGGCCCTGCGGCTCGACAGAGGTCTCCTCGTCGTCCGCGAGGATGAGGTACAGCGACCGGCGGGCCTCCCGCAGCACGGTCCGCGCAGCCTCCTGCTGCCCGACAGTGCCCGAACGGGCGATCTGACGGGCGGCGCTGGCGAGGTCCTCGACCGGTCCGCGCAGGTCGACCTGGGGGCCGAGGTTGTCCCTGAGGGTCGCGAACGGGTCCCCGAGCTCGGCGGCGTTCTCGGTCACGTAGGCGCGCCCGGTGTCGGTGAGGGTCGCGAGCTTGCGGCCCTCGCCGCGAGTGACCTCGACGAGTCCCTCGTCCTCGAGCTGGGCGAGCACCGGGTAGATGGTGCCCGGGCTCGGACGCCACGCTCCCTCGCTCCGCTCGGCGATCAGCTGCATGAGCTGGTAGCCGTGCATGGGCTCCTCGGCGAGGAGCTGCAGGACGGCGGCGCGTACGTCGCCTCGAGGGGCACGCATGCCGCGTCGTCGACCGCGCCCCTCGCCATCCGGGCCGAGGCCTCCGTGGCGGCGCGGACCAGGCCCGAAGCCCGGTCCGAAGCCGGGACCGCGACCGAACGGCTCGTGGTGGCGCCGTGGTCGGTGTCCGCCGTGCATCTGGTCTGTGATTCGTGCGTCTCTCATGACGCTCCTTTCATCGATACGGTAACGATATATCGTTGCTGTATCGATGACAAGGCCTTGCCTGCGTTCACCGGCGCGCGCCGGCAGCCCGCGGCCGATGCGCCGATCCAGCCCACTGCGCCCGCCAGACCACCGGGGTGCAGGTCGCGCGCGCCCCGGTCACGGTGCTCGTCGACCCCACTGTTCACCGACCGGCCGCGTGTCGGTTGCCGGAGCCCCTCCGGTCGTCTCGTAGACTCGGGCACAGCAAAGGCCCCTCGGAGTAAGCGTCCGAGGGGCCTTGCTGTGCCTCACCCCGAGATCCGGTCGGGCCGCTAGTAGTGACTGCCTCGACGGGTTGCCCCACCTGGCCTGTCGACGAACGACCTCTCCTGACCCCGGTGCCGCCATGACGGTGCGGCTCCGTGCCCTCCGAGCGGACGAGCCGCGCGTCGAGCACCTCGTGATGCACTGATCGGCCCGCACAGGAACCTGCGTCGTCACCCGCAGCTCGTCAGGTTGCCCTGCCGATATGCCCTGCCGTTCTCCGATCTTCTCGGTGCCGACTCCCCTGTCCTGGTGCGGGTTGCCCCGCCTTCCGACCGGTTCATCGTGTGCCGATACGAGAGGTCTAGTCCCGTTCCGGGGCGCCCGCAACCGGTTCGGGGAAGAGATTTTTCTGCACAGGTTCCTCACAGCTCCATCCACAGGCCGACCTGCGTGATCGCGCGTTACGCACAGACCTGTGCACGAAAATTGTGGACAGCCGGAGGGGTTCAGGCGCCGATGTCGTGGGTGTGGTGCTCGACGTCGTGCAGGTAGTACCGACCGAGGGTCCGCGTCGTGAAGACCGACCCGTTCGACCGGCGGCCAGGGCGGTCCCACTGGTCCGGTCGCACGGCGGCGAACCGGTCCGCGGTCGTCTCGGCCGCGGCGACCAGCTCGTCCGCGACGACGGACGGGTCCTGGGCGGCGTACCGGCCGCTCACCGCGGCGGCGTCCTGGTCCCAGTTCGCGAACGCGGGGTCGTCCTCGTCGAGGATCAGGGCCAGCCGTTCACCGAAGATGCGATGCACGTCCCGCACGTGGCACGCGTACTCGAGCACGGACCACGTGCCCGGTGCCGGGCGCACCCGCACGTCGTCGCGCGCGAGCGCCGCCCGCCAGCGCACGGCCGATGCCCGCAGCGCCGGCGCGATGTCGGCCACGTCGACGTCCGAGGCCACGAACCCGCACTCCGGGCACGGGCGGTCGAGCACCCAGGTCCAGTCCTTGGTGTCCGGGTCGGCCGGCGGGAGGCCCTGCGTGGTCGCGTCGGCGGCGGTGGGGTCGACGCTCTGCTCGTCCATGCCGCCACTGTAGAGGTGAGATCACGCTGTCACGCTGATGGCAAGGGACCTGGGGCCGGTCGACGTGCTGACGGATGGTGTCAGACTGTCACTATGCCCAAGATCATCGGTGGTTCGCTGCACGAGCACCGCGAACAGACGCGCCTGAAGCTCTTCAGTGCGCTCTCGGCCCTGATGGCCGACCGTGGCTTCGATGCGATCACCCTCGCCGACATCGCCGCAGCGGCGGGCGTCGGCCGGACCGCCGTCTACAACCACTTCCCCGACAAGGAGTCCCTGCTCCTCGGGTTCATCACGCACGAGACCAACCTGTACGTCGCCACCATCGACGCAGCGATCAACGAGGTCTCGGACCCGACGGACCAGCTCCGCACCTACGTCCGCCAGCAGATCGACCTGCGGCGCGTGTACCAGCTCGCCCCCGGACCCGATCTCCGCTCGGTGCTGTCCCGTGGGACCCGCCAGCGGATGCGCGACCACGTGACCGCCGTCGAGAAGATCCTCCGCCGCGTGCTCGCCGCCGGCATCGAGGCCGGTGCGTTCCCGGAGCAGGACCTCGACACCACCGTGCCGCTCGTCAACGCCTGCCTGTCCGGGCGGGGGTCCCCGGCGAGGGACCCGAGCGGGAGAAGGCGATCCTCGCGACCGAGACCTTCGTGCTGCGCGCCGTCGGTGCGGACCTCGACCCCGGCACGCGGGGTCCACGCGAGGACGCCGAACTCGTCTCCGCCTGAGGGCGCGGCGCTCGCCTCCGCCCGCTACCGGCGGTCCGCTCGCGCCCGCTCGGTCAGGTCTCCCGCGTCGATCACGAACCCACCCTCGTCGACGACCGTCCCCCCGACCCTCCCCTCGAGCGCCAGCACCGCACGGGTCATCGACGGGGCGACCCGGTTGCGTGCGATCGCGTGCAGCGGGAGCGACACGTCGAGCTCCCCGGCATCGACGCCCGGCGGCGACCAGGCGACCCGGTACCCGTACACCCCGAACGCCGACGGGTCCGCCGTCGCCAGGACCAGCGGCAGCTCCGTCGACCGTGCCAGGCTCACCCGGACCAGACCGTCGTACTCGTAGACCGCGGTGAACGCCCACGCCTCCGGCCCGACGGCCTCAGCAGACGTGAGACGGGACCCGGACAACGCCGGCCGCAGCACCGCCAGGGCGGCATCGCCGTCGATCGCCTGCGGTGACCACAACGTCATCGTCAGCGCGGAGCTCGGGTCAGGGACCAGGACACCACCCTCGGGAAGCACCACCGCACCCCCGGTCCGCCGCGCAGCCGCGGCCAGCCACGCCATCACCACCGGCTCTGGCGGGAGTCCACCGCGCACGAGGTACACGTCGAAGGCCTGCGGCGGTAGCCCGCCCGCGTGCGCAGCCGCTGCCGCGACCGGGTGCGGCCCGTCCAGCCGCGTCTCCCCGACGAGCCGCAACCGGCCCGGCTCCGCGGTCGGCTCCTCCGGCGCTGCGGACCGGAAACGCCCCACCACACCCTGACGAGGACGCAGACGCACCTGCCCCGTCGACATCGGGACCTGCTCCCAGGCGGCCTCCGGGAACCACGCACGAGCCAGCTCGAGCACCGGGGAACCAGGCGCGAGCGCAAGGAGCGGCTCGCCGGCGAGGTGTCTCGGGAACTCGGAGTGAACCGTGCTCATGCCCAGAACCTAGCCGGAGATCGCCGCACACAGGTGCACGAGGGCCGCGCACGGCATGCTCACGCCGGTCCGTGCCCGCGCCCACCGCCGCCCACGACTGCGACACTGGCCCCATGCCCACCAGATCCGCACGGCCGAGTCGTCCCCGCCCACCGGATCGCCCCACCTCCACCTACGAGCTGACCTTCCTGCCCGGCCTGGCCGACATCGTCCAGTCCGAGGTCGCCGACGCGCTCGGCCCCCGCACCCCGGTGCTCCTCCTCCCCGGTCGCGAGGACTCGATGCTCGTGCGGCACGGCGGACGGCCAGATGCCCTACGCGCGCTGCGCACCGTCGTCGCCGTGTCGCAGGTGCTCAGCTTCCCCGTGCCCCGGCCCCGGTCCCTCTCCAGCGGTGAGTACTTCCCCGCGATCGTCGACGCCGTCCAGCGGTCCGCCCGGCTCGACGGCGCACGCGCCTTCCGGTTCGAGGCCGCGGGCAGCGACTCCCTGGTCTTCCAGCGCCTCGGCACGCAGCTCGCGCACGCCACCGGTCTCCGCCAGGAGCACGACCACAGCGAGGACGCCGGCGCCGTCGTGCTCCGGTTCCGCCGCACGCCGCAGCTCGACGCCGCCGGGCCGCGACCGGACGGCTGGGACGTGCTCGTGCGGCTCGGGTCACGGCCGTCCTCGGCGCGGGACTGGCGCGTCGCCGACTATCCCGGCGCCGTCAACGCCACGATCGCCGCGGCGATCGTCCGCCTCGCCGGGATCCGCGCCGAGGACCGCGTCGTCAACCTCATGTGCGGTTCCGGGACGCTGCTCGTCGAACGGCTGCTCGCCGGGCCGGCCGCGAGCGCCGTCGGTGTCGACGTCTCCCCGGAGGCGATCGCCGCCGCCACCGCGAACGTCGCCGCGGCCGGACTCGCTGCGGACGTCGAGCTGGTCCGGGCCGACATCGCCGACGAGACGTGGTGGCCGACCGTCCCCGCCGATCTCGTGCTCGCCGACCCGCCGTGGGGCACGCTCACCGGGTCCCACGCGACCAACGAGGCCGCCCACCAGGAGGTCCTCCGCGTCGCGCACGCGATCACCCGACCCGGCGCGCAGCTCGCCGTCCTCACGCACGAGGTCACGATCATGGACCGGGTGCTGCGCGGGACGGCGCTGTGGCGTGAACGCGCCGAGGTGCGGGTGTTCCAGAAGGGCCACCACCCGCGGGTCTACCTGCTCCGCCGCGCGGACTGACGACCCGGCGCGGGCTCGTCCGGTCGGTGGACATTCGGCCACAACCGTTCCCTCCACTGTCGCGGATCACGCGGCGAGAACATGATGGAGAGGTGAGCAAAACGGACAGGACGTCCACAGCGGATCGACAGGTCCTCGCTGACCGGACGGATGTCCAGAGGCTGCTCGACGCCGCGATGCGCCTCGACGGCTGCACCGAGGTGTCCGACCTCGTCGTCACCGCCGCACGGCTCGCGCGCCTCCTCACCGGCTCCACCGTCGCGAGCCTCGGGCGCGTCGACCAGGACACCTTCCGCGCCATGACCGTCGATCCCCCGATCCAGGAGGGCGCGTGGACCGGGCTCGCCGCCTCCGAGTACCGCGCGTCGAAGCGGCCGGCGCTGCGCGCGCTGATCCGCGACCGCCGCGGCTGGGTCGTCGACGCGAACGACCCCGACAGCGACCAGACCGAGATCGAGGCGCTCCTCGCCAACGGGATGTCCGTCGCCGTCGCCGTCCCCGTCCTCGCGCACGGATCCGTGTGGGGGCAGCTGTACCTCGCCCGACGCGAACCGACCCCGTACACGTCCGAAGAGGTCGCGCTGCTCGAGGTGTTCGCGAGCCTCGTCGCCGGGGCGCTCACCCGCATCGACATCGCGACGCAGGTCGAGCGACTCGTCATGGCCGAC
It encodes:
- a CDS encoding MFS transporter; the protein is MSDRADQERAGTPRRLLASMGSGLRGGPHGPAADVPDGSSGTWAPLALTTFRWLWIAQLVSNTGSWMQTVGAQWMLVHQPNAASLTAMVQAASLLPVLLVSLPAGVLADVFDRRRYLVGVFVAAVVVSGSLVVLTEAGLVTPLVLLMLTFGLGVTNALAGPAWQAIQPELVPPRLIPAAAGLGSMNINIARAIEPALAGALLLAVSPAVLFAINGVSTVAVVVALVAWRRPAGAVREAEPLVSALRSGSRYVVNAPGVRRVLLRVALFVVPASALWALLAVVASERLGLGSGGYGMLLGALGVGAVIGALGLARLRDRMSRGALLAGASLLFGAGMAGAALTGSAVLLVGLLVLAGVGWLVVLSTFSTVLQLTLPAWVRARGMATYLIVMIGGQGIGAAAWGLVAQRLGIGHALVAATGLLVAGVVSQAWWPLLARTGTHDPRTDTIWPEPDVDAAIDLDPRTSPVVIEIRYVVTGDVERFLEAARRVGVSRRRTGATSWTLYQDAADGSVFVEVFVVPTWGEHLRQHHERLTGYDRELDLRMRAFTDGPSAIRHLLPAEG
- a CDS encoding DinB family protein; protein product: MDEQSVDPTAADATTQGLPPADPDTKDWTWVLDRPCPECGFVASDVDVADIAPALRASAVRWRAALARDDVRVRPAPGTWSVLEYACHVRDVHRIFGERLALILDEDDPAFANWDQDAAAVSGRYAAQDPSVVADELVAAAETTADRFAAVRPDQWDRPGRRSNGSVFTTRTLGRYYLHDVEHHTHDIGA
- a CDS encoding hemolysin III family protein, whose translation is MDTAPRSRDGSVHVTSERFNTVSHLIAACFAVEGAALLISQAGAQGDPWKIVGFSIYGLSVVTLFVSSTLHHALDRGPRVNEVLRTLDYDSVFLLIAGSVTPLVLVLFRSTYGWAVLGTVWLIASAGIVLRSLLRQLPKYVTNTLYIALGWMPVVLVGAGASLPLGALALMAVGGLVYSAGFVVFVIERPNPWPGVFGFHEIWHVMVVVAAVLHYLLMYLYVLPA
- a CDS encoding PadR family transcriptional regulator gives rise to the protein MRAPRGDVRAAVLQLLAEEPMHGYQLMQLIAERSEGAWRPSPGTIYPVLAQLEDEGLVEVTRGEGRKLATLTDTGRAYVTENAAELGDPFATLRDNLGPQVDLRGPVEDLASAARQIARSGTVGQQEAARTVLREARRSLYLILADDEETSVEPQGRSATPSE
- a CDS encoding methyltransferase domain-containing protein, which produces MPTRSARPSRPRPPDRPTSTYELTFLPGLADIVQSEVADALGPRTPVLLLPGREDSMLVRHGGRPDALRALRTVVAVSQVLSFPVPRPRSLSSGEYFPAIVDAVQRSARLDGARAFRFEAAGSDSLVFQRLGTQLAHATGLRQEHDHSEDAGAVVLRFRRTPQLDAAGPRPDGWDVLVRLGSRPSSARDWRVADYPGAVNATIAAAIVRLAGIRAEDRVVNLMCGSGTLLVERLLAGPAASAVGVDVSPEAIAAATANVAAAGLAADVELVRADIADETWWPTVPADLVLADPPWGTLTGSHATNEAAHQEVLRVAHAITRPGAQLAVLTHEVTIMDRVLRGTALWRERAEVRVFQKGHHPRVYLLRRAD
- a CDS encoding PadR family transcriptional regulator codes for the protein MQSKPWPSEWLRGVLALAVMRVLVDGPTYGYAIGVELEEHGFGVLKGGTLYPLLSRLEEAGHVTVEWRAGDGGPARKYFALTAEGHDEFVRAAREWSEFAQLTTTFTSTRPAAPAATA